GCGGGCACCATGGGTTTCAAGGGATCGCGCAAGTCGACCCCGTATGCAGCGCAGGTCGCTGCGGAGGACGTTTCCAAGAAGGCGCAGGAGCACGGCATGCGCACGCTGGAAGTCGAAGTCGCCGGTCCCGGTTCGGGCCGCGAGTCGGCGCTCCGTGCATTGCAGGCTGCGGGCTTCACCGTCACCTCGATTCGCGACGTGACCACGATCCCGCACAACGGTTGCCGGCCGCGCAAGCGCCGCCGCGTTTGATACGAGGTTGCGGGCGCATCGTCGCCCGCGATGACTTTTTGCGAAGCCGCAGGAATGATCTGCGGCCTTTCTCCAACGCCAGTATTTGAACTGTCAGATTGACTGGCCTGTATGGGTGAAACAGTGACGATCCAGAAAAATTGGCAAGAACTGATTCGGCCGAACAAGCTCCAGGTAACGCCCGGCGGCGATCCGGCCCGCTTCGCGACCATCGTCGCCGAGCCGCTCGAGCGCGGCTTCGGCCAGACGCTCGGCAACGCCCTGCGTCGCATTCTTCTCTCCTCGCTCCAGGGCGCGGCGGTGCAGTCGGTGCACATCGACGGCGTGCTCCACGAGTTCTCCTCGATCGCGGGTGTCCGTGAGGACGTCACCGACATCGTGCTCAACATCAAGGACATCTCGATCAAGATGCAGGGCGAAGGCCCCAAGCGCATGGTCGTGAAGAAGCAGGGCCCGGGCGTGGTCACCGCCGGTGACATCCAGACCGTCGGCGACGTCACCGTGCTCAATCCCGATCTGCAGATCTGCACGCTCGACGACGGCGCCGAGATCCGCATGGAGTTCACGGTCTCGACGGGCAAGGGCTACGTGCCCGCCGAACGCAACCGGCCCGAGGATGCGCCGATCGGCCTGATCCCGGTCGACAGCCTGTTCTCGCCGGTCCGCAAGGTCTCCTACAAGGTCGAGAACACCCGCGAGGGCCAGATCCTCGACTACGACAAGCTGACCATGACGATCGAGACCAACGGCGCGATCTCGCCGGATGACGCGGTGGCCTATGCTGCGCGCATCCTGCAGGATCAGCTCAACGTGTTCGTCAACTTCGAAGAGCCGCGCAAGGAAGTCGCCCAGGAGATCATCCCGGACCTCGCCTTCAACCCGGCCTTCCTCAAGAAGGTGGACGAGCTCGAGCTGTCGGTGCGTTCGGCCAACTGCCTGAAGAACGACAACATCGTCTACATCGGCGACCTCGTGCAGAAGAGCGAGGCGGAAATGCTCCGCACTCCGAACTTCGGCCGCAAGTCGCTGAACGAGATCAAGGAAGTGCTGGCCCAGATGGGTCTGCACCTCGGCATGGAAGTGCCGGGCTGGCCGCCGGAGAACATCGACGAGCTCGCCAAGCGCTTCGAGGATCATTACTGATCCGATTTCACCGTCGTGGCCGGAGATATCCGGTCACGATTTAATGGGCGAACGCAGGAAGCCCACCTGAGCAACATGTCCGACGAACCGTCGCGGCAGTTCAAGCGTAAGGAATAGTCACATGCGTCACGGCAAGGTTCATCGGAAGCTCAACCGCACTGCCGAACACCGCCGCGCGATGTTCGCCAACATGGCGGCCTCGCTGATCAAGCACGAGCAGATCGTCACCACGCTGCCCAAGGCCAAGGAGCTTCGCCCGATCGTCGAGAAGCTCGTCACCCTCGGCAAGAAGGGCGGCCTGTCGCTCCGCCGCCAGGCGATCGCCGAGCTGCGCGACGTCGACATGGTCAAGAAGCTCTTCGACACGCTCGCCACCCGCTACAAGGACCGCCAGGGCGGCTACACCCGCATCATCAAGGCCGGCTTCCGCTACGGCGATAACGCCGCGATGGCCGTGATCGAGTTCGTCGATCGCGACGTCGACGCCAAGGGCCAGGATTCCGGTCCGGTGCAGGAGAAGGAAGCCGAGGCGGCATAAGCCGGGTCGGCATGACGTTTTCAGAAAGCGGCGCCCTCGGGCGCCGCTTTTTTGTTTGTTGATCACCTGCGGCGCCGCAGCCGCGTTTTTAATCGTCGTCCTGGCGAAAGCAGAACGACGATGTGGGGCGTTTAGCCGTCACGCATCGGTGAGCGGCAATTGCGGCGCGATCGACCGCGTCCGATATCTCCATCGACATCAATGGAGATGAGACATGAAGATCGACCTTTCCGGAAAGACCGCCCTCGTGACCGGCTCGACGGCCGGCATCGGCCACGCCATCGCCAGGGGGCTTGCCGCCTCCGGCGCGAGCGTCGTGATCAATGGGCGCGGCCAGGACAAGGTCGATGCCGCCGTCCGCAAGCTGGAAGCGACCGGCGCCAAGGTCCGCGGCATCGCCGCCGACGTCTCGATCGCGGCGGGCTGCAAGTCGCTTGTTTCGGCGCTGCCCGAGGTCGACATCCTCATCAACAACGCCGGCATCTTCGAACCGAAGGATTTTTTCGAAATTCCCGACGAGGATTGGAGCCGCTTCTTCGAGGTCAATGTCATGAGCGGCGTGCGGCTGTCGCGCGCTTACTTGAAGGGCATGCTCAAGCGCAATTGGGGCCGCATCGTCTTCATCTCCTCGGAGTCGGGACTGAACATTCCCGTCGAGATGATCCATTACGGCATGACCAAGACGGCGCAGCTCTCGGTGGCGCGCGGGCTCGCGCAGCTCACGCGCGGCACTGGCGTCACCGTCAATTCCGTGCTGCCGGGCCCGACCATGTCGGAGGGCGTCGAGACTTTTGTGAAGGATCTTGCGAAGCAGAACGGCCAGTCGGTCGACGAGGCCGCAGCCAATTTCGTCAAGCAGCACCGTCCGAGTTCGCTGCTGCAACGCTTCGCCAGTGTCGATGAGATCGCCAACATGGTGGTCTATGTCGCTTCAAAGGAGGCCTCCGCGACCAACGGCGCGGCGCTGCGGGCCGAAGGCGGCATCGTCAATACGATCGCGTGAGGCCTGGCAAATGCCGGCCTATGTCATCTCTGAAGTCGAGGCGCGCGATCGGGACGCGATGGAGGCCTATCGCACGCTCGCAGCAGCATCCATCGCGCAATATGATGGCCGCTATCTCGCCCGCGGCGGCGCCGCGGACGTGGTGGAGGGCGGACCGCCGCCCAAGACCATCATCATCGTGGAATTTCCGTCGATGGCGCGCGCACGCGAATGGTACGCCTCGCCGGAATATGCCGAGGCGTTGAAGCTGCGGCAGACGGCGCTGGAGCGGCGGCTGATGTTCGTCGAGGGCGTGGCGCCGTAGAGGCAGCCGTCATGGCCGGGCATAGCCGTCCGAAGGACGGCGTCGCTTCCGCTCGCCTATGTCCCGGCCATCCACGCGCCACTGCGTGCGAGAAATACGTGGATGCCCGGGTCAAGCCCGGGCATGACGAAGCGTGTGGCCCTACCACCCCTCCAGCACGATCTTGCCGCGCGACTTGCCGCTTTCGAGCAGCGCATGCGCGCGCTTGAGGTTGGCGGCGTTGATCGTGCCGAAGGTCTGGTCGAGCGTGGTGCGCAGCACGCCCTTGTCGATGAGGTCGGCGACGTCGTTGAGCAGGTGATGCTGCGCGATCATGTCAGGTGTCTGGAACGACGACCGCGTGAACATCGATTCCCAGTGGATCGAGATCGCCTTGCCCTTGAATGCGCTCACGTTGAATTCCGGCGGATCGTCGATCAGGCCGAACCGGCCCTGCGGCGCCATGAACTCCGCGATCGCCTTGTAGTGCTGATCGGTGAAGGTGAGGCTCGCCACCAGCGCGACGGGCGGCAGCTTGAGCTTCTCGATCTGCTCCTTCATCGACTTGCCGTGGTCGATCACCGCGTGCGCGCCGAGATCGAGGCACCATTTCTGCGACTCCGGCCGCGTTGCGGTCGCGAGCACCGTGAGCCCGGTGAGGCGGCGCGCGAGCTGGATCAGGATCGAGCCGACGCCGCCGGCACCGCCCGTGATCAGAAGCGTGCGCGGATCGACGCTTCTACCCGGCGCGGCCCCGAGCCGGTCGAACAGCAGCTCCCACGCTGTGATGGAAGTGAGGGGAAGCGCTGCGGCCTGCGCAAAGGACAGACTCTTCGGCTTGCGGCCGACGATGCGCTCGTCGACCAGGTGGAATTCCGCGTTGGTGCCCTG
The DNA window shown above is from Bradyrhizobium sp. CB1650 and carries:
- the rpsK gene encoding 30S ribosomal protein S11, translated to MGKEATRVRRRERKNIASGVAHVNSSFNNTTITITDAQGNTIAWSSAGTMGFKGSRKSTPYAAQVAAEDVSKKAQEHGMRTLEVEVAGPGSGRESALRALQAAGFTVTSIRDVTTIPHNGCRPRKRRRV
- a CDS encoding DNA-directed RNA polymerase subunit alpha, giving the protein MGETVTIQKNWQELIRPNKLQVTPGGDPARFATIVAEPLERGFGQTLGNALRRILLSSLQGAAVQSVHIDGVLHEFSSIAGVREDVTDIVLNIKDISIKMQGEGPKRMVVKKQGPGVVTAGDIQTVGDVTVLNPDLQICTLDDGAEIRMEFTVSTGKGYVPAERNRPEDAPIGLIPVDSLFSPVRKVSYKVENTREGQILDYDKLTMTIETNGAISPDDAVAYAARILQDQLNVFVNFEEPRKEVAQEIIPDLAFNPAFLKKVDELELSVRSANCLKNDNIVYIGDLVQKSEAEMLRTPNFGRKSLNEIKEVLAQMGLHLGMEVPGWPPENIDELAKRFEDHY
- a CDS encoding zinc-binding alcohol dehydrogenase family protein; this encodes MKAVGYKKSLPIEDAEALIDFETAKPEPKGRDIRVAVKAISANPVDYKVRKRAAPPEGEVKILGYDAAGVVDAVGPDVTMFKAGDEVFYAGSILRQGTNAEFHLVDERIVGRKPKSLSFAQAAALPLTSITAWELLFDRLGAAPGRSVDPRTLLITGGAGGVGSILIQLARRLTGLTVLATATRPESQKWCLDLGAHAVIDHGKSMKEQIEKLKLPPVALVASLTFTDQHYKAIAEFMAPQGRFGLIDDPPEFNVSAFKGKAISIHWESMFTRSSFQTPDMIAQHHLLNDVADLIDKGVLRTTLDQTFGTINAANLKRAHALLESGKSRGKIVLEGW
- a CDS encoding SDR family NAD(P)-dependent oxidoreductase, giving the protein MKIDLSGKTALVTGSTAGIGHAIARGLAASGASVVINGRGQDKVDAAVRKLEATGAKVRGIAADVSIAAGCKSLVSALPEVDILINNAGIFEPKDFFEIPDEDWSRFFEVNVMSGVRLSRAYLKGMLKRNWGRIVFISSESGLNIPVEMIHYGMTKTAQLSVARGLAQLTRGTGVTVNSVLPGPTMSEGVETFVKDLAKQNGQSVDEAAANFVKQHRPSSLLQRFASVDEIANMVVYVASKEASATNGAALRAEGGIVNTIA
- the rplQ gene encoding 50S ribosomal protein L17, giving the protein MRHGKVHRKLNRTAEHRRAMFANMAASLIKHEQIVTTLPKAKELRPIVEKLVTLGKKGGLSLRRQAIAELRDVDMVKKLFDTLATRYKDRQGGYTRIIKAGFRYGDNAAMAVIEFVDRDVDAKGQDSGPVQEKEAEAA
- a CDS encoding DUF1330 domain-containing protein, which produces MPAYVISEVEARDRDAMEAYRTLAAASIAQYDGRYLARGGAADVVEGGPPPKTIIIVEFPSMARAREWYASPEYAEALKLRQTALERRLMFVEGVAP